One stretch of Hymenobacter chitinivorans DSM 11115 DNA includes these proteins:
- a CDS encoding PAAR domain-containing protein produces the protein MPFAARLTDMHTCPMQTPAVPPIPHVGGPIVGPGVPTVLIGGLPAAVLGDSAVCVGPPDSIVMGSTTVMIGGKPAARMGDPTAHGGSIVLGLPTVLIGG, from the coding sequence ATGCCCTTCGCCGCCCGCCTTACCGACATGCATACCTGCCCCATGCAAACCCCGGCCGTGCCACCCATTCCGCACGTGGGCGGCCCCATCGTGGGGCCGGGCGTGCCCACGGTGCTCATCGGCGGGCTACCCGCGGCCGTCCTCGGCGACTCGGCCGTGTGCGTCGGTCCGCCCGACTCCATCGTCATGGGCTCCACCACGGTCATGATTGGGGGCAAACCCGCCGCCCGCATGGGCGACCCTACGGCCCACGGCGGCAGCATCGTGCTGGGCTTGCCCACGGTTCTGATTGGCGGCTAA
- a CDS encoding GPW/gp25 family protein, which translates to MEHGIASFLGRGWSFPPHFDERTKLLVTAADEDDIRQSLHILFHTEPGERIMQPEYGCALRQFLFEHPSLSTITHMQDVIAKAILRFEPRIVVEAVLVDTQQLNDALLFIHVDYTIRTVNSRHNVVFPFLREATLLGGKI; encoded by the coding sequence ATGGAACACGGCATTGCTTCTTTTCTGGGCCGGGGCTGGAGCTTTCCGCCCCATTTTGATGAGCGCACCAAGCTGCTGGTGACGGCCGCCGATGAAGACGACATTCGCCAGAGCCTGCACATTCTGTTTCACACCGAGCCCGGGGAGCGAATCATGCAGCCCGAGTACGGCTGCGCCCTGCGGCAATTTCTTTTTGAGCACCCTTCGCTCTCGACCATCACCCACATGCAGGACGTCATTGCCAAGGCCATTCTGCGGTTTGAGCCCCGCATCGTGGTAGAGGCCGTGCTCGTGGATACCCAGCAGCTCAACGACGCGCTGCTCTTTATTCACGTCGACTACACGATTCGGACCGTCAACAGCCGGCACAACGTGGTGTTCCCCTTCCTGCGCGAGGCCACCTTGCTGGGCGGCAAAATTTAA
- a CDS encoding baseplate J/gp47 family protein — MSTPAPDFPSSKHHSHLQSGGVSQHARLLPDLLPGHLELDARQPEDLLAYITRFSDVVRYYRVAEDQLIADGFWSLEHHRSTLILAVIAVQPVKTQAENYAALIRQLRDKSSDTDRQRRALQRLFAAIGSMATTLNKWYEYHRMAGLHLVFQGELEEAIDKLAPVLRSAALYEAVLARLKVVRRTTLTEEFLQDFNLRSWHHAQAALTWLDPAEVEALHQQLLRHALQPATVVDELLDLLRKFQNTQIHLANLARKTLRHGSESKGDYLPEIGLLLTFTRLYTYAQRALNHIPARHLDYYYRQVLRTEPRGAVVPHSYASFELIKGSRAVRVPAGLLVEGAKDAAGQRTFFRTAEEQTLTPWRLETLSTLHVARASAAPGAPVTGIYLAPVANSADGLGLQPVKSQVGWPLFGEDQALKSRQYRTMPDAELGFAVASPVLLLQEGHRSIQLRLHCSAADIKTLGLLLFVANAHWATTNAQRAGHWVAAFERLGVAAFQASITGATGWQALTIKTLTLDQAQNTVTWLFTLDAGRPAVVGYQPELHTGRYATTQPVLKLVLNPGVSEYGYSFFAALRPRKIQLLVAARHVQGLLLGNQLGRLDASKPFYPFGTSVRQGSYLQVGLPELYAKRVTKLTLLIDWLQLPTEPGGFAEYYRGYTPPVANDSFKVEASFRSGWQWVPSLPQRKRYALFQPEPTATRQLRNCTQLELTPVGAGHGAATDAGPLHDPGYVRLELREPAMGFGDDQYPLLLADTLQHNVRNSPKRPLPRAPFAPLVKTLKLSYQAEDELDMALLARSQSGGHQHFFHLHPLAEYEPVRLLGQSSADNHLVPLLPEFAGEGCLYLGLSNLTPGATINLLFVLHPQSRTITSAQDFPPVSWSYLADNQWISFVPGHTLRDTSQGFTHLGQTYLTLPEILDTNHAVMPSGLFWVRAQVPGNTKLFSHVQAVHPQLVRVVQELPDPLPLPPKSLLGVATVRLPLPWLGGRDAEDEAAYYTRVSERLRHRNRALTPWDYERIVLAQFPEVHSVKCLTAQQVRRLGYAPGRVVLAVLPHQHALSESGEPATTWPFFSAAQLLRIRNWVQALASPHLEVEVRNPQYEVLTVRCQILYKSVRQQFDQSLQLHRDLAEFLSPWGLNEALRGGFHDHFHTSLISSFINQRPYVDRIWGFSLIKTGLVDERYRYYDSATFQEQDDVEIRADWPWTVFVPAQRHYLEIKTQKEWAAPQTTGIGDLRIEEGFTIGLHFDHEPGPGAAAAL, encoded by the coding sequence ATGTCCACCCCGGCACCTGATTTTCCTTCTTCCAAGCATCACTCGCACTTACAGAGCGGCGGCGTTTCGCAGCACGCCCGCCTGCTGCCCGACCTGCTGCCCGGCCACCTGGAGCTCGACGCCCGGCAGCCGGAAGATCTGCTGGCCTACATCACCCGGTTTTCGGACGTGGTGCGCTACTACCGCGTGGCCGAGGACCAACTCATTGCCGACGGTTTCTGGAGCCTGGAGCACCACCGCAGCACCCTGATCCTGGCCGTTATTGCGGTCCAGCCGGTAAAAACCCAGGCCGAAAACTACGCGGCCCTGATCCGGCAGCTCCGCGACAAAAGCAGCGACACCGACCGGCAGCGCCGGGCCCTGCAGCGCCTGTTTGCCGCCATTGGCAGCATGGCCACTACTCTCAATAAGTGGTACGAGTACCACCGCATGGCCGGCCTGCACCTCGTGTTTCAGGGTGAGCTGGAGGAGGCCATTGACAAGCTCGCGCCCGTACTGCGCAGCGCGGCCCTGTACGAGGCGGTGCTGGCCCGGCTGAAAGTGGTGCGCCGCACGACCCTGACCGAGGAGTTTTTGCAGGACTTCAACCTGCGCAGCTGGCACCACGCCCAGGCGGCCCTGACCTGGCTGGATCCGGCGGAAGTAGAGGCTTTGCACCAGCAGTTGCTGCGCCACGCGCTGCAGCCCGCCACGGTGGTGGATGAGCTGCTGGACTTGCTGCGCAAATTCCAGAACACCCAGATTCACCTGGCCAATCTGGCCCGCAAAACCCTGCGCCACGGCTCCGAAAGCAAGGGCGACTACCTGCCCGAAATCGGCTTGCTGCTTACCTTCACCCGCCTGTATACCTACGCCCAGCGGGCCCTGAACCACATTCCGGCCCGGCACCTGGACTACTACTATCGCCAGGTGCTGCGCACGGAGCCGCGGGGCGCCGTGGTGCCCCACTCCTACGCCAGCTTTGAGCTCATCAAGGGCAGCCGGGCGGTGCGCGTGCCCGCCGGACTGCTGGTGGAAGGCGCCAAGGACGCGGCCGGGCAGCGCACCTTTTTCCGGACGGCCGAAGAGCAGACCCTCACGCCCTGGCGGCTCGAAACGTTGTCGACCCTGCACGTGGCCCGGGCTTCGGCCGCGCCCGGGGCCCCGGTAACGGGGATTTACCTGGCTCCGGTGGCCAACTCGGCCGATGGCCTGGGCCTGCAGCCGGTGAAAAGCCAGGTGGGCTGGCCGCTGTTTGGGGAAGACCAGGCCCTGAAAAGCCGGCAGTACCGCACCATGCCCGATGCCGAGCTGGGCTTTGCGGTGGCCTCGCCCGTGCTGCTGCTCCAGGAAGGGCACCGCAGCATTCAGCTGCGCCTGCACTGCTCCGCCGCCGACATCAAGACCCTGGGGCTGTTGCTCTTTGTCGCCAATGCCCACTGGGCCACGACCAATGCGCAACGGGCCGGGCACTGGGTGGCGGCCTTCGAGCGGCTGGGCGTGGCCGCTTTTCAGGCTTCCATCACCGGGGCCACCGGCTGGCAAGCCCTGACTATCAAGACCCTGACGCTGGATCAGGCTCAGAACACCGTGACCTGGCTTTTCACCCTGGACGCGGGCCGACCGGCCGTGGTGGGCTACCAGCCCGAGCTGCACACCGGCCGGTACGCCACCACTCAGCCCGTGCTGAAACTGGTGCTCAACCCCGGTGTGTCGGAGTACGGCTACTCGTTTTTTGCGGCCTTGCGGCCCCGTAAGATTCAGCTGCTGGTAGCGGCCCGCCACGTGCAGGGCCTGCTGCTGGGCAACCAGCTGGGCCGCCTCGACGCAAGCAAGCCCTTCTACCCGTTTGGCACCTCCGTGCGCCAGGGCTCCTATTTGCAAGTGGGCCTGCCCGAGCTTTACGCCAAGCGCGTGACCAAGCTGACCCTGCTCATCGACTGGCTGCAGCTGCCCACGGAGCCCGGCGGCTTCGCCGAGTATTACCGCGGCTACACCCCGCCCGTGGCCAACGACTCGTTCAAAGTCGAAGCCAGCTTCCGCTCGGGCTGGCAGTGGGTGCCCTCGTTGCCGCAGCGCAAGCGTTACGCGCTGTTTCAGCCCGAACCTACCGCCACCCGGCAGCTGCGCAACTGCACCCAGCTCGAGCTTACGCCGGTAGGCGCCGGGCACGGGGCCGCTACCGACGCCGGCCCGCTTCACGACCCGGGCTACGTACGCCTGGAGCTGCGGGAGCCGGCCATGGGCTTCGGCGACGACCAGTATCCGCTGCTGCTGGCCGATACGCTGCAGCACAACGTGCGCAACTCCCCGAAGCGCCCCCTGCCCCGGGCCCCGTTTGCGCCCCTGGTCAAAACCCTGAAACTTTCCTACCAGGCCGAGGATGAGCTGGATATGGCCCTGCTGGCCCGGAGCCAGAGCGGTGGGCACCAGCACTTTTTTCACCTCCACCCCCTGGCCGAATACGAGCCGGTGCGCCTGCTGGGCCAGTCGTCGGCCGACAACCACCTGGTGCCCCTGCTGCCCGAGTTTGCCGGCGAAGGCTGCCTCTACCTGGGATTGAGCAACCTCACGCCGGGCGCCACCATCAACCTGCTGTTTGTGCTCCACCCCCAAAGCCGCACGATTACCTCGGCCCAGGATTTTCCGCCCGTCAGCTGGTCGTATTTAGCCGATAACCAGTGGATTTCGTTTGTCCCGGGCCACACCCTGCGCGACACCAGCCAGGGCTTCACCCACCTGGGCCAGACGTACCTGACGCTGCCCGAAATCCTGGACACCAACCACGCCGTGATGCCCAGCGGGCTGTTTTGGGTGCGGGCCCAGGTGCCCGGCAATACCAAGCTGTTCAGCCACGTGCAGGCGGTACACCCGCAGCTGGTGCGGGTGGTGCAGGAGCTGCCCGACCCGCTGCCCTTGCCGCCCAAGTCCCTGCTGGGCGTGGCCACCGTCCGCCTGCCCCTGCCCTGGCTCGGGGGCCGCGACGCGGAAGATGAAGCCGCCTACTACACCCGCGTGAGTGAGCGGCTGCGCCACCGCAACCGCGCCCTCACGCCCTGGGACTACGAGCGTATCGTGCTGGCCCAGTTTCCGGAAGTACACAGCGTGAAGTGCCTGACGGCCCAACAGGTGCGCCGCCTGGGCTACGCCCCGGGCCGCGTGGTACTGGCCGTGCTGCCCCACCAGCACGCGCTGTCCGAAAGCGGGGAGCCGGCCACCACCTGGCCTTTTTTCAGCGCGGCCCAGCTGCTGCGCATCCGCAACTGGGTGCAGGCCCTGGCCTCACCCCACCTGGAAGTGGAAGTGCGCAACCCGCAGTACGAGGTCCTGACCGTACGCTGCCAGATTCTCTACAAATCCGTCCGGCAGCAGTTCGACCAGTCGCTGCAGCTGCACCGCGACCTGGCCGAGTTTCTTTCGCCCTGGGGGCTGAACGAGGCCCTGCGCGGGGGCTTCCACGACCATTTCCACACTTCCCTGATTTCCTCCTTCATTAACCAACGCCCCTACGTGGACCGCATCTGGGGCTTTTCGCTAATCAAGACGGGCCTGGTAGACGAGCGGTACCGTTACTACGACTCGGCTACTTTTCAGGAGCAGGACGACGTGGAAATCCGCGCCGACTGGCCCTGGACGGTGTTTGTGCCCGCCCAGCGGCATTACCTGGAAATCAAGACCCAGAAGGAATGGGCCGCCCCGCAGACCACCGGCATCGGCGACTTGCGCATTGAGGAAGGCTTCACCATTGGCCTGCACTTCGACCACGAACCGGGCCCCGGGGCGGCAGCAGCGTTATGA
- a CDS encoding contractile injection system tape measure protein, giving the protein MSSRQPHAIQQLRFELASDSAALAPRLQDRVSSLYRHELENLLAEELGRHCPPDVLLTLPELKLDLGAIADSQLEAELPRRLRQALYAALGTELQRQASPTAAGGEQAAGPLSVVAFFLAHGYLPWQTDASAFSLTDAVLLALNQTPVEFRGLLRRLGQQQAVRQRLVRQLSPALLQRIIGLLEPTHALLIEAYIQETTRAQQQQRLAPVRDADLQQIVYELVLTDLLISRSTQFNRRTFIESQVRRLAAHFNLSFEALLHRLVVLSQKPLPFSAQSSLPGILRGIYQDVAAKTRRGATPPRQELPTGPTPGPPIQEPAAEPPATASPLELLVYFLRHQSLPYSAGAHYSATDLQASFRAVLQQGWAAVVNVVQQAGIQPAAATLARRFPASLLEQLVRQAVPGQVRPFLAVLAEHRTTPITWQWPARARHELLWEKSLPYLLPRRPVPFNSQHFSRWLTQQLAGDGFANEFGADEQSATFGVNGVSSESLESVGRVSAGASAPGRAASPRAGVAAGPGDTRPHQRATEPRLPAPAQLVLAADQLASKPFSASKLSGNQEHYNQLPAPLAATAENQSSAAVPFTAQPQSAAAQSSVDHSAAAAEAEQPATHSSEPLSSGSAPAAVTAPGNSAADLPRGQQLAAGAEVDLRTAISWPATATTLPTTTTVRPDPVTAAVSSSAAAGLSTVPNAAPAAETASAAPVSAVSVAAGRATLGSMPRSLATAPGSCPDAALPNLAAWLNASAHHAPAQPPLREWPAPAGREMVRHYLRVGSPALTAARLSVPQVQQLLAQLIAQRDAETLRLLQTYPTQALRQRRLSALLDFDLLRRLHHALPAPTSQPRQQWESVAKVFGTRNPNTAGPVTPRLRQLVLAAYYRFTFTNHRLSVRGQQREVRQMAAALNLAWPTVLRTMRQLAGPHSGLHREPLFAQLFLPAAPVTEPVGVARRTGYRSVFKDSRPGSGTGASRPRVVAPAAVGSTSAAALSSGASYEPRAAATTAAPRLPNAVQDLVLHFLRHGQLPWWQTSPVTLQELRQHLAQLLRRQGAQVRSFLTSHAAEAAVRQRLVQVADFASLTQLTTATAASAGRGAGIRRALLALERATPHPSQYAAGQFRLFLKEAYLLFHFSLAQSAATPALGAVRQLATSYGLPWQSLLRQVNALSQHQPTLATEPFFAWLLGAHEAEEQRRHNRRPRLPNRRVTAARPASAPTRPTPYSPLYEALEHYLQTGKLPAAGTGPGAALSLPAIWTELLQPTNRVLLARVRPYLGLAVSRSRIASSVSAEQFFTLLGRLYPVHARLLAPVLRDWQQLAARGLVELGNSPTALWELVLTAIEATAAASFQTAQLLSRLLTAEAKLSSRHAAALARGASIAGVLLRQAGRAGLSFQSRLPALLQHLDTTTRLAARQQASAAAAAAPAEVAAEVPALATAYITNAGLVLLWPFLTMLFDRLGYLENRQFKSATEAYRAVHLLQFLATGAEGFPEYVLVLNKLLCGVQQTSPVVRELALTAEEKETGLGLLQAVISRWEILKKTSVAGLQETFLNRNGRLDWQDDKILLTVETKAFDMLLDQRPWSIAVIRLPWMLLPLYVTWR; this is encoded by the coding sequence ATGTCCTCCCGGCAGCCCCACGCTATTCAGCAACTGCGCTTCGAGCTTGCCTCGGACAGCGCCGCGCTGGCGCCCCGGCTGCAGGACCGCGTCAGCAGCCTCTACCGGCACGAGCTGGAAAACCTGCTGGCCGAGGAGCTGGGCCGCCACTGCCCGCCGGATGTGCTGCTGACCCTGCCCGAGCTGAAACTGGACCTGGGCGCCATTGCCGACAGCCAACTGGAAGCCGAGCTGCCCCGGCGGCTGCGGCAGGCCCTGTATGCGGCTCTGGGCACCGAGCTGCAACGCCAGGCCTCACCCACTGCCGCTGGTGGCGAACAGGCCGCCGGACCGCTGAGCGTGGTAGCCTTCTTTCTGGCCCACGGCTACCTGCCCTGGCAAACCGACGCCAGCGCTTTTTCCCTGACCGACGCCGTTTTGCTGGCCCTGAACCAGACTCCGGTCGAGTTTCGCGGCCTGCTCCGCCGGCTGGGGCAACAGCAGGCCGTGCGGCAGCGGCTGGTGCGGCAGCTGAGTCCCGCCCTGCTGCAGCGCATTATCGGCCTGCTCGAGCCCACCCACGCCCTACTGATTGAGGCCTACATCCAGGAAACCACCCGGGCCCAGCAGCAGCAGCGCCTGGCCCCGGTGCGCGACGCCGACCTGCAGCAGATAGTCTACGAGCTGGTACTAACCGACTTGCTCATCAGCCGCAGCACCCAGTTCAACCGCCGCACGTTTATCGAAAGTCAGGTGCGGCGCCTGGCGGCCCATTTCAACCTGAGCTTCGAGGCGCTGCTGCACCGTTTGGTGGTTTTGTCGCAGAAGCCGCTGCCCTTTTCGGCCCAATCGTCCTTGCCCGGCATTCTGCGCGGCATTTACCAGGACGTTGCGGCCAAAACGCGCCGTGGCGCCACCCCACCGCGCCAGGAGCTACCCACGGGGCCGACGCCCGGGCCACCAATACAAGAACCAGCAGCGGAGCCCCCGGCAACAGCTTCGCCGCTGGAGCTGCTGGTGTATTTTCTGCGGCACCAGTCGCTGCCCTACTCGGCGGGGGCCCACTACTCGGCCACCGACTTGCAGGCCAGCTTCAGGGCCGTGCTGCAGCAGGGCTGGGCGGCCGTAGTAAACGTGGTGCAGCAGGCTGGAATTCAGCCGGCCGCTGCCACGTTGGCCCGCCGCTTTCCGGCCAGCTTACTGGAACAGCTGGTGCGCCAAGCGGTGCCGGGGCAGGTGCGCCCATTTCTGGCCGTGCTGGCCGAGCACCGGACCACCCCAATTACGTGGCAGTGGCCGGCCCGGGCCCGGCACGAGTTGCTGTGGGAGAAGTCGTTGCCCTACCTGCTCCCGCGCCGGCCAGTACCATTCAACAGCCAGCATTTCAGCCGCTGGCTAACCCAGCAGTTAGCGGGAGACGGATTTGCAAATGAATTCGGGGCGGATGAGCAGTCCGCCACGTTTGGGGTAAATGGGGTTTCCTCAGAATCACTAGAATCAGTGGGCAGGGTATCGGCAGGAGCTTCTGCGCCTGGGCGGGCCGCAAGCCCACGCGCGGGCGTTGCCGCTGGACCAGGCGATACCCGGCCGCACCAGCGGGCAACTGAGCCCCGGTTGCCGGCTCCCGCTCAGTTGGTGTTGGCCGCCGACCAGCTTGCCAGCAAACCGTTTTCTGCCAGCAAATTATCCGGCAACCAAGAGCATTACAATCAGCTACCCGCGCCGCTGGCAGCTACCGCCGAAAACCAGTCCTCAGCGGCCGTGCCCTTCACCGCGCAGCCTCAATCCGCGGCGGCCCAATCCAGCGTTGACCACTCGGCCGCCGCCGCCGAAGCCGAGCAGCCTGCTACGCATTCGAGCGAGCCGCTGAGCAGCGGCAGCGCCCCGGCGGCCGTAACTGCGCCGGGAAATTCTGCCGCCGACTTACCGCGGGGGCAACAGTTGGCAGCGGGAGCTGAAGTCGACTTACGCACTGCTATTTCTTGGCCAGCAACTGCAACCACTCTCCCGACCACAACTACTGTCCGCCCGGACCCAGTTACGGCGGCTGTATCATCAAGCGCCGCTGCTGGCTTATCTACCGTCCCAAACGCCGCTCCAGCCGCCGAAACAGCTTCAGCAGCACCGGTATCTGCCGTTTCGGTGGCGGCCGGCCGGGCCACATTGGGCAGCATGCCCCGCAGCTTGGCAACCGCACCCGGCTCGTGCCCAGATGCGGCGCTACCCAACCTGGCGGCTTGGCTTAACGCCTCGGCCCACCACGCCCCCGCCCAGCCGCCGCTACGTGAGTGGCCGGCTCCGGCGGGCCGCGAAATGGTGCGGCACTACCTGCGGGTGGGCAGCCCGGCGCTGACGGCCGCCCGGCTTTCCGTACCGCAGGTCCAGCAGCTGTTAGCGCAGTTAATTGCGCAGCGCGACGCCGAAACCTTGCGGCTGCTACAGACTTACCCCACCCAAGCCTTGAGGCAGCGCCGCCTGTCGGCCCTGCTCGACTTTGACCTGCTCCGCCGCCTGCACCACGCCTTGCCCGCCCCAACCAGCCAGCCGCGGCAGCAGTGGGAGTCCGTGGCTAAGGTTTTCGGGACGCGCAACCCAAACACGGCGGGCCCGGTGACGCCCCGACTGCGGCAGCTGGTGCTGGCCGCGTACTACCGCTTTACGTTCACCAACCACCGGCTATCAGTTCGGGGTCAGCAGCGGGAGGTTCGGCAGATGGCGGCCGCCCTCAACCTTGCCTGGCCCACTGTGCTGCGCACCATGCGGCAGCTGGCCGGCCCCCACTCTGGTTTGCACCGGGAGCCACTTTTCGCCCAACTTTTCCTACCCGCCGCCCCTGTTACCGAACCAGTTGGGGTGGCCCGCCGAACAGGTTACCGCTCCGTATTTAAGGACTCCCGGCCCGGGTCGGGAACGGGCGCCAGCCGGCCTCGGGTAGTAGCACCGGCGGCCGTGGGGTCTACCTCAGCGGCGGCCCTCAGCTCGGGTGCGAGCTATGAGCCGCGGGCCGCCGCTACTACGGCGGCCCCGCGGCTGCCCAATGCCGTGCAGGATCTGGTGCTGCATTTTTTGCGGCATGGCCAGCTGCCGTGGTGGCAAACTTCGCCCGTCACGTTGCAGGAGCTGCGTCAGCACCTGGCCCAGCTCCTGCGGCGCCAGGGAGCCCAGGTACGCAGTTTCCTGACCAGTCACGCGGCCGAGGCGGCCGTGCGGCAGCGCCTGGTCCAGGTAGCCGACTTTGCCTCGCTCACTCAGCTCACGACGGCCACCGCGGCTAGTGCGGGCCGCGGGGCGGGTATCCGGCGGGCATTGCTGGCTCTGGAGCGGGCCACACCCCACCCCTCGCAGTACGCGGCCGGGCAGTTCCGACTTTTTCTGAAGGAAGCCTACCTACTATTTCACTTCTCCCTGGCCCAGTCGGCGGCTACGCCGGCGCTGGGCGCGGTGCGGCAGTTGGCTACCAGCTACGGCCTGCCCTGGCAAAGCCTGCTGCGCCAGGTCAATGCTCTAAGTCAGCACCAGCCGACCCTGGCCACGGAGCCCTTCTTTGCCTGGCTGCTCGGGGCCCACGAAGCCGAGGAGCAGCGCCGCCACAACCGCCGCCCGCGGCTCCCCAACCGCCGAGTTACGGCCGCTCGGCCAGCCAGCGCGCCAACCCGGCCAACTCCCTATTCCCCGCTGTACGAGGCCCTGGAGCACTACCTGCAAACCGGCAAGCTGCCAGCGGCGGGAACAGGGCCGGGAGCGGCGCTAAGCTTGCCGGCCATCTGGACGGAACTGCTCCAACCCACCAATCGGGTCTTGCTGGCGCGGGTGCGGCCCTACCTGGGCCTGGCTGTGAGCCGTAGTCGAATAGCCAGCAGCGTGAGTGCGGAGCAGTTTTTCACTTTGCTGGGCCGCCTTTATCCCGTGCATGCCCGCCTCCTGGCGCCCGTGCTGCGCGACTGGCAACAGCTGGCCGCCCGCGGCCTTGTCGAGCTGGGGAATTCGCCGACGGCCCTATGGGAGCTGGTATTAACAGCCATAGAAGCCACGGCGGCAGCTAGTTTCCAGACCGCGCAGCTGCTCAGCCGCCTGCTGACGGCTGAAGCCAAGCTGAGCTCACGCCACGCGGCGGCCTTGGCCCGGGGTGCCTCAATAGCCGGCGTACTGCTACGCCAGGCGGGCCGGGCGGGCCTCAGCTTTCAGAGCCGGCTGCCCGCCCTGCTTCAGCACCTGGACACCACGACCCGCCTGGCGGCCCGGCAACAGGCCAGTGCAGCGGCGGCAGCGGCGCCGGCCGAAGTGGCAGCTGAGGTGCCGGCTCTGGCCACGGCTTACATTACCAACGCCGGACTGGTGCTGCTCTGGCCGTTTCTGACCATGCTCTTCGACCGTCTAGGCTACCTCGAAAACCGCCAATTCAAATCGGCGACGGAGGCGTACCGGGCCGTGCACCTGCTGCAGTTTCTGGCCACCGGCGCCGAAGGTTTTCCCGAGTACGTGCTGGTACTCAACAAGCTGCTCTGCGGCGTGCAGCAAACCTCGCCCGTGGTGCGGGAGCTGGCCCTGACTGCCGAGGAAAAAGAAACCGGCCTGGGTTTGCTGCAGGCCGTCATCAGCCGCTGGGAAATTCTGAAGAAAACCAGCGTGGCGGGTTTGCAGGAGACTTTTCTGAACCGCAACGGCCGCCTCGACTGGCAGGACGACAAAATACTACTCACCGTGGAAACCAAGGCCTTTGACATGCTGCTCGACCAGCGACCCTGGTCCATTGCCGTTATCCGCCTGCCCTGGATGCTGCTTCCCCTTTACGTAACATGGCGCTAA
- a CDS encoding ATP-binding protein — translation MALTPTLSTLSPPAAVAATGAALARELDWLVRVLEARLQHFFENNPDPLPELQAPELDPPDDFYAQLVRRHELDWASRLVLALALAPHLRPQALDALFIRNSAYDRGFTEFGGLKGKNHSGFLPTGETALFLLAGPNLAQRLTYHSTLWHHSPLGRAQLVQLGATEAGEPALSGALTVPADTLALLTTGQPPRPDYSPDFPAKRVSTTLEWADLVLDHHVQEQLLEMRVWLENQDALLGQPHLRRHLKPGYRALFYGPPGTGKTLTACLLGNITGHEVYRIDLSMVVSKFIGETEKNLGRVFDLAEHRRWILFFDEADALFGKRTATASSNDRYANQEVAYLLQRIEDFPGVIVLSSNLKANLDEAFARRFQAMIHFLAPKPPERELLWRQAFAAPLVLADDVDFGDLAEEYSLTGGAIINVLRYCVLHTLQPPRPITRADIVKGVQREVAKDGKTL, via the coding sequence ATGGCGCTAACTCCTACCCTTTCTACTCTTTCCCCGCCGGCCGCCGTGGCCGCCACCGGGGCCGCCCTGGCCCGGGAGCTCGACTGGCTCGTGCGCGTGCTCGAAGCACGCCTGCAGCACTTCTTTGAGAACAACCCGGACCCGCTGCCCGAGCTCCAGGCCCCGGAACTGGACCCGCCCGACGATTTCTACGCCCAACTGGTGCGGCGGCACGAGCTGGATTGGGCGAGCCGGCTGGTGCTGGCCCTGGCCCTGGCGCCCCACCTGCGGCCCCAGGCCCTGGATGCGCTGTTTATCCGCAACAGCGCCTACGACCGGGGCTTTACCGAATTTGGGGGCCTGAAGGGCAAAAACCACAGCGGCTTCTTGCCCACCGGCGAAACGGCCCTGTTTCTGCTGGCCGGCCCCAACCTGGCCCAGCGCCTGACCTACCACAGCACCCTGTGGCACCACTCGCCGCTGGGCCGGGCCCAGCTGGTGCAGCTGGGGGCCACCGAAGCCGGGGAGCCCGCCCTGAGCGGGGCCCTCACGGTGCCGGCCGATACGCTGGCCCTGCTCACCACCGGCCAGCCGCCCCGGCCCGACTACAGCCCCGACTTTCCGGCCAAACGCGTGAGCACCACCCTGGAGTGGGCCGACCTGGTGCTGGACCATCACGTGCAGGAACAGCTGCTGGAAATGCGGGTCTGGCTCGAAAATCAGGACGCGCTGCTGGGCCAGCCCCACCTGCGCCGCCACCTCAAGCCGGGCTACCGGGCCCTGTTTTACGGTCCGCCCGGCACGGGCAAAACCCTCACGGCCTGCCTTTTGGGCAACATCACCGGCCACGAAGTGTACCGCATCGATTTGTCGATGGTGGTGTCCAAGTTTATCGGCGAAACCGAGAAAAACCTGGGCCGGGTGTTTGATTTGGCCGAGCACCGCCGCTGGATTCTGTTCTTCGACGAAGCCGACGCCCTGTTTGGCAAGCGCACGGCCACGGCCTCGTCTAACGACCGGTACGCCAACCAGGAAGTGGCCTACCTACTGCAGCGCATCGAGGATTTTCCCGGCGTTATCGTCTTGTCGTCGAACCTGAAGGCCAACCTGGACGAGGCCTTTGCCCGCCGCTTTCAGGCCATGATTCACTTTCTGGCCCCCAAGCCCCCCGAGCGGGAACTACTCTGGCGCCAGGCCTTTGCCGCCCCGCTCGTACTGGCCGACGACGTGGACTTTGGCGACCTGGCCGAAGAGTATAGCCTGACCGGCGGGGCCATTATCAACGTGCTGCGCTACTGCGTGCTCCACACCCTGCAGCCGCCCCGCCCCATCACCCGGGCCGACATTGTGAAGGGCGTGCAGCGCGAAGTGGCCAAAGACGGCAAAACCCTGTGA